GGAGATTTTCCCCCCACTCGAGACACGTTGCAGTTCCGCGCAACGCGATGACAATATCCCTCCTCCCCATACGTTGGATCTCGGTTTTATCGTCGCATACCGCGACGTACCCGATCCAACTTGACCTCTGGGTCATCCATCCAAGGTCGGGCGCCACGTCATCCACCCACTTAGGTAGGCCGATGGATGATGTGGCGTAAAGGCTCTTAGTCACCTTGTACGACCTGTCAGGCAACGACACGTCCCTCGCCACGTCGGGGTTTTCATCTGCTGACGTGGCAGGGTCGGAGTGAAAACAATGGTAAGCCGCTTGAATAAACTCGCCGTACCGGACTAATTCTCGCCGGAGATTTTCGTCCAATGGATCAAGAAGTCCTAACCAATCTTTACACCCATGATACTCCTTCCACCTGCTACCAAGATTGTTCCTAGGAGAATACTCCATTGATTTTGATGACAACATTCTGTGTAACCTAATCAAATGCCTTGGTGACATTTCTTCAGCTGCTTTCATCTCAGGCCAAATTCTAGCCAAATTTAGCCCTTCCAACAAGTTCCTTCCCCTAATTTGCTCTGTTTTTTCCCCCTGTTTTCCCCTGTTTTCCTCTGTTTTCCCCTGTTTTGTTTCTTGAATTACCGGCTCCGGCTTCGCTTCCTTTTGCAAAAGCTTTTCAAGATTTGAGAGATGTTTTTTCGTCATCTCTGTAGTTGtagttgtagttgttgttggtggtgatATTGTTTTTAAACTTTGTGCATTTATAGAATTAGCTCTACTTATTGGTTTCAAAGGAGATGAATAGCCATTGCACTTGAAACTGGCTCGCCGTGTCTGAAAAAAATGCACACCGGTCGCCGGAAGTGTTGCTGCCACCTgcatttttttagagagagaaagaggaagaaattTGTTTgatttagagagagaaaaagtcAATTGAGTTATGGAAAGTTGAAGCTGTTAGTTGGAACTAAGATGGTGTAAGGGTTCTCATTGAGGTATTTATAGAGGGTAATATTTCGAATTGGGGTTTGGGGTATAATTTTCTGTATATTTACGGAAAAACCATATAGGATTAATTGATATGCGGTTAATAGAGAGGGTAAATTTGGAAATAAGTTAGTAATTGACTGATTAAGAGCTTGAATTTAATGTCCGAAAAGTCTGCTTACACGGTCACGTAAGTGATTAGACTAAAATATCCTTTCAGGTTTTCCCATTTTTGACATTTAAATGTCAAATTTGCCCTTCATGGGTTGACGAGTGACTGCAATTTATTTATCGACTTTTC
The genomic region above belongs to Solanum dulcamara chromosome 5, daSolDulc1.2, whole genome shotgun sequence and contains:
- the LOC129889803 gene encoding phospholipase A1-Ibeta2, chloroplastic-like, which codes for MQVAATLPATGVHFFQTRRASFKCNGYSSPLKPISRANSINAQSLKTISPPTTTTTTTTEMTKKHLSNLEKLLQKEAKPEPVIQETKQGKTEENRGKQGEKTEQIRGRNLLEGLNLARIWPEMKAAEEMSPRHLIRLHRMLSSKSMEYSPRNNLGSRWKEYHGCKDWLGLLDPLDENLRRELVRYGEFIQAAYHCFHSDPATSADENPDVARDVSLPDRSYKVTKSLYATSSIGLPKWVDDVAPDLGWMTQRSSWIGYVAVCDDKTEIQRMGRRDIVIALRGTATCLEWGENLRDLLVQMPGENDLVEGQPKVECGFLSLYKTGGAKIPSLAESVVNEVKRLIEMYKGESLSITVTGHSLGAALALLVADDISTCSPDAPPVAVFSFGGPRVGNKGFANRLESNNAKVLRIVNKQDVITKVPGMFVSEAIDKKLRETRASGVLNLLDNCMPWAYSHVGTELRVDTTKSPFLKPDADVACCHDLEAYLHLVDGYLGSNESFRPNAKRSLAKLLNEQSANIKKLYISKGKDLSSLNLNREFSFPRPSCLPSPSVLPSPSS